The Prevotella melaninogenica nucleotide sequence CGTACTCCATTGTTCATCAAGAGGATACGACTACTGTGCATACCTTGAATAACAGGCTTGGCAATCGTGTTTCCAGTACTGATAGAACTAACGCCGGGGATGGTTTCAAGGAGTTTTGCCAATGATGTAGCACCACCTTTTTCCAATGCTTCCTGACTGATAGCAGACGACTGCTGTAAGACGGTCGTGTGTCGTTTCTGTGCCGTGACAGTGACATTATCTAATTGCTTAGAATCGTCCTTCAACTGTAAGGTTATCATGTGGCTGTCGGGAACGCTAACAACACGTGTCACCGTCTTATAACCTACGTAAGTAACCGTTAGTTTCATGCGGTCGGCAGCACGCTTGAGTTTAATCGTACACCTACCGTCGATGTCTGTCACCGAGGGGTTTGAAACGCCTTCGCAACGTACGACAGCACCGATGAGCGGCTCTTGTGACAGTTCGGAAACAACCCGAACGGTTACAGATGTTTTGACATCTTTATCCTCATCCTCCACGGTCTCCTGCCCATGTACAGCCGTTGCATGGACGTAGGTGGGTGGGAATAAGAACAAAGAACTTAAGAGAGTGGCGGACAGGTAGTATCTGACACGCCTTTCATAGTTCATTTTTAATTTGTTCATATATACTCAGATTACAAATGGTTTTTAATTAATAGACACAATTCCCCCCAACCTTCACAGCGGAGGAAACGAATCTATAAGGGTTTACTCAGGCTTCAGATCAAGTTGCAGGTGTCTGCAAATGAAGTCAGCCTTGTATTTTCATTTGTTACGATTTACGACTGCAAAAGTAGAAAAAATATATACATCGCACAATACTTACTTTTAGTGAAATTGCATAATCCCCATTTCTTGGTAGGTGAAACACATTCTCCTCTTTCGTCCTAACAATCCATTTTGTAAGAATAAACTCACGCCTCGCTTTTTATAGATGCTCTTTACCCCTCGAATTAACGCCCTTTCGGCTTGCAAAAGGTGCCCTTTAAGCCCCTTACTAACGCCCTTTTGAAGTCCAATTAAGCACCTTTTGGAAACCACCTTCGCAACTACCTGAAAACAAAAGACTTATAGAGGTACTGAAATCACTCGTTCTTAACCATTTTCCCTACCATTTCCTTAACCATAATGTAAAATAAATTCAAACACTAACTACGAATTTCTCTAATCCCGCGAATCATTTTCTTTCTTTGAACTTTTTATCCTTTGAACTTTGAGTTTTGAGCATTAAACTTTTTGATTTGTGCTTTAATCCTTGATTTTTCCAGTTGAACATTTTTCCAACAATAGTAATCATAATTATGAATTATGAATTCTGAATTATGAAATTATTAAAAAAAGTTTTGTATATTTGCCTTTGATTTATAAAGGAGTAGTAGCTAAGTCTACATAAAATAGATGAAAAGAACAAAGACATACAGCATAATTACAGGGTGGGTAGGTTGTCTACTCCTTCTGATGCTTGCTGCATGTAATGTTCCACACGTACAAGAAGTTGACGAATTAAACGACAAGGCATATGCCTTACACTATCGTAATCTCGACTCCGTGAGAATCTATGCGGATAAAGCCTACAGCCTGGCAGGAAGCTATGACGCAGGAAAGGCGGAGGCATTAAACAATCTTGCTTTTGTTGACTTGATGAAGATGCGCTTTACAGATGCCTATGCTAAACTCGATTCTGTCCTCAAAATCACTGATAACCAAGTAGAACTCTTGGTGGCAGACATCCAGTTTATGCGTCTTTGTCAGCGTGAGTCACTCAATAAGGAGTTCTATGACTACTATGAAAAAGCACAGAAACGAATTCATCGTATCGAAGAAGACGAGGAACTACTCTCTCCTCGTCAACGTCGTCGCATGGTTTATGCGCGCTCAGAGTTTGCCATTGTCACTTCGACATACTATTATTATGTAGGTTTGGAGCAACCTTCTATCAAGGCAATCAGCCAGATTAATCCCGATGGAGAGATACAAACCGACATGGCTCAGCTCTTGGCTTATTACTATAACATCGGTTCGGGTGGTATTATCAATACCAATTCGCAGAAAGCCATAGAGCAGAAAGAGTTTGAGTATCTCATACGCTGTTATATGCTTGCACGCCAGCACAACTTCCCTTATTGGGAGGCAAACTCCTTGCAGGCGATCAGTGAGCTGATTCTGAACGATAAGAGTCGAGCAACACTGATGCATGATAACCTACCGTCGTTCCAATATATCAACCTTGATAATATGCCTGAGAGACTTCTTGCGGGCAATTTAGCACAGCGATCACTGCATATCTTCCAACGTTATGGAGATGTTTATCAGACGGCAGGTTGCTATCGTACCTTGGCTTCATGCTATTGGCAGATAAAGGATTACCGCTCGGCTATCATCTGTCTGAACAAGGCTTTGCACGATAATCCAGCTATCAATCAGGCACCCGACCTTGTTGCGTCTATCCGAGAGCAGTTGAGTGTTACGTATTCGGCTATAAATAATAAGCAACAGAGTGATTATAACCGTAACATCTACCTTGATCTTCAGGACGAAACTCGACAAGACAGATACCTTACATCACGTGCTGAACAATTAGAGCGTACCTCAAAACAGCTGAATCTTATTATCATTGCTGTGGCACTCTCTATCTTCTTTGTGCTTGCTTCGCTTGTCCTCTTCCATTATCTTCGTCGAAGAAAAGATACACAGGGTTCGTTAGACGATCTCCTCCTTCCGCTTGAACAGTGGCGTCATAACAATGAAAAGCACATGGCTGAACTGGCGGATAAGTATGAAGAGGTGTCTGAACAACTTGTTATCAATAAGTTACATCTTACGGATAATAAGCGTAAACACCTTGAACAACGGGCTAAGATTTCGCTTGTCAATGGTGTTATCCCACTCATCGACCGTATGTTACATGAGATTGAGAAGCTCAAGAAGGGTGGCGAAAGTGATGCTGTGCAGGCAGAACGTTACACCTATATCCGTGAGTTGACCGATAAGATTAACGAGCTAAACGCTGTTCTCACAGAGTGGATTCAGCTTAGACAAGGTAAACTGTCGCTGCATATTGAGAGTTTCCCTATACAACAGGTGTTCGATATCGTGAAGAAAGGACGTATGGGTTTCCATATGAAGGGTATCGACCTACGTGTAGAAGACACGAAAGCTGTCGTCAAAGCCGACCGCGTTCTGACGCTTTTCATGGTGAATACATTGGCTGATAATGCCCGTAAGTTTACCGATAAGGGAGGTAAGGTGACCATTTCATCTATTGAAGAGCCGGACTATGTTGAGATATCTGTTGCCGATACGGGCTGTGGACTCACTGAGGAACAGCAACAACACATCTTCGATCACAAGCCAATTCATGATCAGAAAGACAGTGCTTCACATGGTTTTGGATTGATGAATTGTAATGGTATCATCAATAAATACAAGAAGATTAGTCAAATATTCTCTGTTTGTGAGATGGGTGTAGAGAGCGAGAAGGACAAGGGAAGTCGTTTCTTCTTCCGCTTGCCAAAGGGTATCAGCCGTGTCTTGTTGGCATTTGTCCTCGCTACAGCCTCCCTCCTGACAGCTCAGGCACGTCCTACAAGAGCCAGCGATAAGGCTACTGCCCTTGCAAAGAAGGACTATAACACCCTTGCAGGCATCTATGCAGACTCGGCTTACTTCTCAAATATCAATGGTTCCTATAGTAAGACATTGGCTTATGCAGACACATGTCGTTACTATCTGAATCTCCATTATCTCCAACTTCGCCCTAAAGGAAAGGAGTTGATGAAGCGACTTGGAAGCCTTTCTATCGTTCCTGCAGAGATTAAGTGGTATCATGATAGCCTGCCAATGAACTATGGTATCATTCTCGACATACGTAACGAGAGTGCTGTGGCAGCATTGGCACTGCACGAATGGGAGGTTTATAAATACAATAACTCTGTTTATACCCACCTCTTTAAGGAGCGTTATGCCGACAACTCATTGGGCGAATACTGTCGAATGATGATGAAGTCGGAGACGAATAAGAATGTGGCTGTTGCCCTTCTTGTGCTTTTCCTGCTTTCAATTTTCCCTGTTTATTACGTGATGTATTATCGTCATCGTCTCTCTTATCAGTTCTGTTTGGAGCGTGTGAAGCAGATAAACACGATTCTTCTTAGTGATGTAAGCGAAGAAAACAAACTCAGAGAGGTTGAGAAAGGTGTTAGCGACAGATTCCCAGAACGATTACTTGCTATCGTCAACCAGATTAAGGAGGCACTAATTGCCTCTGTTGAGGAGAATCAAAAGAGCCAATCAGACATAGAAATGCTCGAAGATGAGGTGCGTTGTGTGGAATATGAGAACGAGCGTTTGCACATTAGTAACAGCATTCTTGATAACTGTCTATCAACACTCAAGCATGAAACGATGTACTATCCTTCACGTATTCGCCAGCTTGTAGACGAACCTGATGGTCAACTTGAGGCGATTGACGAGTTGGCAATCTACTATAAAGAACTCTATCAGATTCTTAGTCAGCAGGCAATGAGCCAAGTAGAATCCGTGAAACTCGTGTCGCGCCCAGTGGATATCACGACATTGGTGAGTCCATCGAAGCTGACAACAACCTTCGAGTCACCACTCATCAGTGGCGACCCTGTCTTCCTTTCTTATTTATTTGATATACTATATCTTATCAATAACAACCAACCACTGACGGTCACAGCCGAAGAACATCAGCCTGGTTACCTCACCCTACATGTCATCATGTCGACACTGACACTCTCAGATGACGTTTGTCGCGACCTCTTCCAGCCTTCTGCCGACCGTTTGATGTTCTTTATCTGCCGACAGATAGCCCGCGACAATGGTGAATCAACCAATAAACGTGGCTGCGGTATCTCAGCGAATGCGATACCAAATGGCGTGAGAATAGATGTGGTTTTGGCAAAAGCAAATTAGGAAACATAACAAAACAAAATATAACTATGGAGAATTTTAGAGTCATCATCGTTGAAGACGTACCCTTAGAGTTAAAAGGAACGGAGGGTATCTTCCGAAACGAAATCCCTGAAGCCGAGATTATTGGAACAGCAGAAAGTGAAGTTGCCTACTGGAAACTCATTAAGCAAAACCTGCCCGACCTCGTGCTTCTCGACCTTGGATTGGGTGGTTCAACAACGGTGGGAGTAGAAATCTGCCGCCAAACAAAACAGACTTATCCACATGTAAAGGTGCTTATCTTTACGGGTGAGATACTGAATGAAAAACTATGGGTCGACGTCCTCGATGCTGGTGCTGATGGTATCTGCTTGAAGAGTGGCGAACTATTGACACGTGGCGACGTGGCAAGTGTCATGTCGGGCAAGCGAATGGTATTCAATCAGCCTATCCTCGAAAAGATTGTAGGCAGATTCAAGATGAGCGTGAGCAGTCAGCTGATGCACCAAGAAGCAATGGTTAGCTACGAGATTGACGAGTATGATGAGCGCTTCCTACGCCACCTTGCACTCGGTTATACCAAGGAACAGATTACCAACCTACGTGGTATGCCATTCGGTGTAAAGAGCTTAGAGAAGCGACAGAACGAACTTGTACAGAAGCTCTTCCCTGATGGTAACAATGGAATGAGCGTCAACGCGACGCGTCTTGTTGTACGTGCATTAGAACTACGTATTATCGACATCGACAACCTCCACGCTGATGAGGAATAAGTTAGGTTATATAGTCTTAGTGCTTCTCATAGCCCAGTTAGCACTGATACTGCTCTCATGGCTTCTTACGGCAGCTTTTCCCGAGCTCCCGATGCGGTCTATGTTGAGCAGTGAGGGCATCCGTTGGTTCTTTGGCTCATTTGTCAGCAACCAACTTTCACCATTGCTTATCTACTTTATTATGGCAGTGATGGCAGCAGGTGCGTGCGTTCGCAGTCGCCTTTATACTGCATTACGAGCGATGCTATCAAACATGAGAAGCGGCCTAACAAACTCCACAAACAATCGTTACAAGTTCCATTATCGAGAAACGGTTGGACTACGCATAGCATTGGTTGAATTCATCGTCTATGTAGTTGTCATGATTCTTCTCACGGCTGTCCCCCACGCAATTCTCCTGAGCGTGACAGGACAGCTATTCCCCAGTTCCTTCTCCTCCAGTTTTATCCCCTCATTATCACTGATTATCATCATCATGTCACTAACCTATGGTGTGGCAAGTGGTACGATAGACAGTGTTGCAAAGATGCACAAGATTCTTGTAGGCGGTTTAGAGGTCGGCTCCAAGTTCATCCCCACCTACGTCATCGGCATTCAACTCTATATGTCAGTCATATATGTGTTTATCCTATAGTCTCAACATATATTAATATAGGTTTGTAAACAGCTTCTAACCCATACTTAGCGTTCCCTGCACCAACGGTACCTCTATGGTCAACATATTTTTAAATATAAACTCCCTTAGCTCCGTGACTCTGTGTGAGAATTAAATTAAGTAACAAGGGGTTAGAAAAATATTTACAAAACGAGCAAAGAGGAGGCTGGGAATTGAGCTAAAAACAAGTAAATCTGTTACCTCCGTAAGTATTTTGTTATCAAGTAGTTGCAAAGGTGGTTCTCAAAAGGTGCTTAATAGGACTTCAAAAGGGCGTTAGTTAGGGGCTTAAAGGGCACCTTTTGCAAGCCAATTAGCCGTCTTTTAGAAGTCAAAAGAGCATGTATTGGTTTTGAGATACATAAAAATAGTTTCTGTGTTTTGATAAAAGTACTAACAAACCTTAAACACTTTCAAAGTATGCCTCATAGTCATCAGAGAGTGTATAGATGCTGTCCCTCTGCCCCATAATCTCTCGCAATTTCATCATCATCAACCATGCGGGAGAGTAATATTCGAGTTCAAGCTGATGCTGGATCTCCTTAGCCGACAGTACCTGCTTGATGGATGTCATCATGTGCGCAGTAGAGAACCAATCATACAGCGGTAGTTTGCTATGTTCCATAACGGTACCCTTTGTCAACGAGATTCTGTTGCCACAGTTCTCACATTGAAAGGATTTCCTTCCAGGCAGCCATTTATACTTTGTAGCTCCACACTTAGGACACACAACACCTATTTCCTCTCGAACAGCTCTAAGGTAGTTCTCGCAGCTATCCTCATCAGGGAACATCTGGAAGAAGTCTTTCAATAACATAGGTCTCATATTTGTGACAAATATAATTGATTTTCAGATTTTTACAATGGAGCTATATTGAAATTAACATACCTTAGTACTTTTATCAAAACACAGAAAAAATAGTTTACAAATTCCTATAATTTGGAGATAAGTTGTTGGTGAAATACGAATAGATATAGTATTATTTGCATTTATCTTTTAGTTTATTTTCCTTTGTATAACTATTTAGTTGGGGATATCAATACCACACAAGTATGTAAGTCTTTATTCTATTTCCAGTCTATGCATTTAACGGAAGAACCAAAGATAAGTAGTCAAAACAGCTGATGATATGGATGATTTACTGACAAGATATAATAAACTTCTTAGGCAATATGAGGTTTTGCACAAAGAGAATGAGGTTCTGAGATCACTTCTAAAAATCCATGGTGTTGAATATGAAACAAGGATGAAAGAAGATATGAATAAACCTATATATTCTTTGGTTTCAGTTCCAACTATTACTCTTTCGATAGATGAGCGCATAAGACTTTTCCAATCTTTATTTAAAGGGAGGGAAGATGTCTTTGCACGGAGATGGTTTAGTAAGACAACTGGTAAATCTGGATATCAACCTGTTTGTATTAATGAGTGGAAACAAGGAATCTGTGATAAGAAGAAGTATAGGTGTGTAATATGTCCAAATAGAAACTTTGCACCACTAACAACTCAAGATATGTATCGCCATTTAGAAGGAAAAGATGAGTATTGCTGTGATGTTGTGGGACTCTATGCTATCATGCAAGATAATAACTGTGCTTTCCTTTGTGCCGATTTTGATGACAAGAACTGTAAGTATGGTTATAAAGAAGATGTACTTGCCTATGTGGGTGTGTGCAGAGAATGGCTGATTCCCTATGCCATAGAGCGCTCGAGATCGGGGAATGGTGCCCACGTGTGGATTTTCTTTGAAGCGCCTCTACCAGCATCTAAGGCGAGGAGATTAGGAAATACTATACTAACGGAAGCTATGACGCGTAATGGACAGATGTCGTTCAACTCCTATGATCGATTCTTTCCCAATCAAGATTATTTGCCAGAAGGAGGCTTTGGCAACCTCGTTGCACTCCCACTACAAGGTCAGGCACGCAGGAAACAGAACAGTGTTTTTGTTGATAATGATTTCCTTGTATATAAGGATCAATGGGCATTTCTATATAATCTTAAGAAAATACAAGAATCTACTATCGACCAACTACTACGCCTGCATTATCAAGAAGAACTTGGAAAACTGTCTATGTCGAGCGAAAGCAAGCCATGGGTTACCCCTTTGCCGCAAAATATTACGCAAGAAGACTTCCATGCTAAGGTTGAGATAATCAAAGCAGACAAACTATACATCCCATTGAAGGCTGTTTCTGCAAAGGTACTAAACCATCTGAAAAGAATTGCAGCCTTCAAGAATCCTGAATTTTACAGTAAGCAAGCACTCCGTCTTTCTACATATGCCATTCCACGCATAATCTCATGTTTTGATATTACTAACGAATACCTTGCTATGCCACGTGGTTGTGAGGATGCTACTCGATCTTTCCTTAACGACAATGCTGTAACATACACTATTACTGATAAAACAAATCATGGCAATAAGATTTCTGTTTCTTTTCAAGGGGAAGAAAGAGAGGAACAGTTGGAAGCCATCAATGCCCTATTACCATATACGAATGGCATCCTACATGCCACTACCGCTTTTGGGAAAACCGTTACAGCAGCAGCTATTATCGCTCGTAAAAAAGTAAATACACTCATCCTTGTTCATTCGAATGCATTACTTAAACAATGGCATGACCGCTTAACAGAGTTTCTTAATATCGACTACCCAAAACATGAAGAAAAGAATAAACGTGGTAGACGTAAGGTGTTTTCTCCTATAGGTTGCTTTGATTCATCAGGGAATACGCTTCACGGTATTATTGATATAGCTCTTATACAGTCATGTTTGGATGAAGATGGTGTAAAACCATTTGTACAGGACTACGGAATGGTAATTGTTGACGAATGTCATCATGTGTCTTCTATAACCTTTGAACAAGTATTGATGTCTATAAAAGCTCACACCATATATGGGTTAACAGCTACCCCCATTCGTAAAGACGGTCATCAGCCAATCATCTTCATGCAATGTGGTCCAATACGATTTTCTACTGATGTTAAAAGTCAGATAGCTAAGCAATCCTTCGATAGGTTCCTTATTCCAAGATTTACATCATATAACTTTATTTTAGAGGACAGGCTATCAATTGCAACCTTATATAAATATCTATCCGAAGATGAGATACGCAACAATCTCATTGTAGAAGATATTTGCAAAGCAGTTAATACAGGAAGAACACCGATCATTCTGACTAATAGAACTGCCCATGTGTCTGTATTAGCAGAGAAGTTGAATGCTACCATCAAAAATGTTATCTCATTGACAGGGGCAGGTACGACAAGAGAAAAGCGAGAGGCAATGCAACGGCTACAAAATATTCCTGACAGCGAACAATTAGTTATTGTCGCAACGGGAAAGTATGTTGGCGAAGGCTTTGATTATCCGCGTCTTGACACCCTATTCCTTGCACTTCCAATCTCATGGAAAGGTCTTTTAACTCAGTATGCAGGTCGGCTTCATCGGGAATATGAGGGAAAGAAAGATGTACGTATCTATGACTATATCGATATCCATGAACCAATTTGCGATAGTATGTATAGAAAACGACTCAAAGGCTATGCTGCAATAGGATACAAAACAATCAATACAGCCCAACCAACATTGTTTGATAACATAAACGACATACCGTCCTCCGTACCTGAAAATCAGATATTTAATGGTTCAACTTTCTACCGCCCCTACACTTCAGATTTGATAAAAGCAAAGCGTTCCATTGTGATATCTTCACCAAAACTGTATAGAACGGAGCAAAATCCCTTAGTCACTTTGTTGAAAGAACTTGCTCACCAGGGAATTGAAATTCTTATTACAACAGTTGCAGAGAACGAACAAACAGCATTCATCCAATCAAAGGGGCTATCTGTAAAAGTGAAACCAAAGCTATCATTATATACTACCATCATTGATAAAGAAGTTGTTTGGTATGGTTCAATAAACACGCTTGGTTATGCTTCAAAGGATGATAACATGATAAAGGTGACTGATATTCACCTTGCTAATGAATTGATAGAGATGATACTCAAACATAGTTAAGTAACATGATATATGCCAATTTAGGATAAGTTTAGTATAAATAAATATCTGTATCTTTTATCCTTTTCAAAGCCAAATCAAACTACGAATGTAATTATTTTTCACATCTTCATTTTTAAAAGATACTCTTTAGCATTCGAATTAACGCCCTTTTGGCTTGCAAAAGATGCCCTTTAAGCCTCTTACTAACGCCCTTTTGAAGTCTAACTAAGCACCTTTTGAAAAATGATTTTGTAACTTCTTCATAACAAACGAGTTACAAAGGTGATAAGAAAAGCGTTTTTTCGACTGTTTTTGGTGAATAAAGCACCGGTTAATGTAAAGATAATTCAGAGCGATGGGTTGTTTATAGGATATGAATTTGGGTCTTCAGTAATTTGAAGTGATAAGGTTTGCCACTTGTGTTTAGAGTTTGAAACAATGTCACACGGAGGCACGGAGAGGACGGAGGATTATTTAATCTAAATCGGTCATTAGACCACAATATGTATAATTCTTCTTACTCTGGTATTGTTTCCTAACATCTTTTATTTTCTTATCGGCATCTTGTCCGTCTTTGTAACTCGACGTAGCTCGCTACGCCTGCATTACAAAGCCAAACAATCTGTTCGATAATAAAACAAAATATGTTTAGGTTCTAATGACCGATTAGGGTTAAACCAAGATGATTAAAGCGATTAGCATTAGCAAAGAGAGAGGTCTTTTATCTCACGCAGAGAGTCTAAACACATCATTACGGCATAAAGCATGACGACAAGATGATGCCATGCATCAAACTTCTTTATATAGTGTTCACCTCCCAGAGCTTGGCTCAGAGAGAGAATTTTATCACGATTAGAATAGTTTAACAGTTGAACATATAGCGATTGTCCGATAAAATGTGTACTTTTGTTCATCTTATTTCATTGTTTTATTATGACAGCTACAAAGGAAATAAGAAGGGCTGACTGTGCAAAACAATCAGCCCGTTTTTTTATTATTCTGAATTAAAAAGATATGAACGCACAAAAAGTTTTATCGGACACCAATATTAATTTACATTTTGACACACCCTCTTTCTTTTTCCAACAACCACACTTTTCGGGCTGTTCCTCCTGCATATCCTCCTAATTCTCCATTGCTTGCCACAACTCTATGGCAGGGAATGATGACCATTAATGGATTATGGTGATTGGCATTACCTACAGCACGGGCGGCTTTGTTTCTGCCGATACGTCTTGCTAATTCTGCGTAAGAAAGCGTTTCTCCGTATGGGATTTGCTGCAAACCTTCCCATGCGAGTAGCTGAAAGGGAGTGCCGTTTAATCGTATGGGGAGGTTAAAAGTCTTACGCTTCTGAGTGAAATATTCCGTTAGCTGTCGGCAAGCCTCAGTTAGTAACACGCTGTTTTGTTCCTTGTCTTCCGTCCACTTCGCTATCATTCGTTCGTCAATCGTATCTTCCCATTGGCAATAAACGATAGCGTCTTCTTCCTCGGCAAGTAATAAGTTGCCGAGGGGTGAGGGGTAACGACAGAAGTACATGGATTATTCCTCTACAACCTCAGCGTCTTCGATATTATCTGTAACCAACTTGTCGCCTGTCACAATCTTGGCATCTTCAGCCTTCTCGTAAGATTTACGGACAAGATACATACGGATAATCAAGATGAATTCTAAGACTCCATAGTACATAAATGCCCATCCGAGAACTAACAATGGAAGCTGCGCAGTCTCTATTGGTTTACTAATCAAAAGAATAGCTACTGCCAAGATGACTGTTGGGAAGAGCCACATATAGACTGGAACACGAGCGTATTGACGTGAACGAGCGAGGTTCATAAACTGATTGACAGCACCGAGAATCAGTAATGCTGCAAGGATATAAACCACCCATGTGATAAACGTGTTGGGCATAACGGCAAGGATGATACCCAAGGCAATACTGCCAACACCCGCAATAGGGAAGGAAGGCGACTTGAGGTTCTCTTCTTCTTGTTGTCCTTCTTGCTGTTCTGCCTTCGCTGTTTTCTTTGCTACTTTCTCCTTTTCAAAATAGTAAGCGATGCAGGAAACCAATCCAGAGAGTAGGAAGAGTATACCCACGGTGATGGTCATCCACGTCATAGTTTCCTCACGATATCTTACGAGGAGGAAACCTGTCACTAATACGATAATAGCCCTTATGGCTGATATTTGAAGTACTTTCATAGATGCAAAAATACAAAATAATCTCTATTCCAACGTTTTACTCCCTGATTTTTTATTATTTTTGCAATAAGAAATGATGAAGTTATGACATTATTATATCTTGTAAGGCATGGTGAAACGGTGGATAACGCCAATCATATTATGCAAGGACAAACACCGGGAGAACTGAATGAGCAGGGTATCAAGCAGGCTGAAGATCTTGCAGAACGTTTGAAAGATGAGCCTATCGATGCGTTTGTCTCAAGTGATTTACAGCGTAGTATTCATACCTGTGAACTTATAGCTCGACCTCATGGGAAGGCTGTTACGACGACTCCCTTGCTTCGTGAACGTGATTGGGGTTCGTTTACTGGGAAGTATATTCCTAATTTGGCAAATCTAAATGACCCTTCTTTATGGCCTGATGACATCGAAAGCTTAGAAGCTTTGAAGGCTCGCGCTAAGGAATTCCTCACATGGTTGAAGGAAGAATATCCTGATAAGAAGGTGCTTGCCGTAGGACATGGTATCATCAATAAAGCCATTCAAAGCGTTTATTTT carries:
- a CDS encoding sensor histidine kinase, producing MKRTKTYSIITGWVGCLLLLMLAACNVPHVQEVDELNDKAYALHYRNLDSVRIYADKAYSLAGSYDAGKAEALNNLAFVDLMKMRFTDAYAKLDSVLKITDNQVELLVADIQFMRLCQRESLNKEFYDYYEKAQKRIHRIEEDEELLSPRQRRRMVYARSEFAIVTSTYYYYVGLEQPSIKAISQINPDGEIQTDMAQLLAYYYNIGSGGIINTNSQKAIEQKEFEYLIRCYMLARQHNFPYWEANSLQAISELILNDKSRATLMHDNLPSFQYINLDNMPERLLAGNLAQRSLHIFQRYGDVYQTAGCYRTLASCYWQIKDYRSAIICLNKALHDNPAINQAPDLVASIREQLSVTYSAINNKQQSDYNRNIYLDLQDETRQDRYLTSRAEQLERTSKQLNLIIIAVALSIFFVLASLVLFHYLRRRKDTQGSLDDLLLPLEQWRHNNEKHMAELADKYEEVSEQLVINKLHLTDNKRKHLEQRAKISLVNGVIPLIDRMLHEIEKLKKGGESDAVQAERYTYIRELTDKINELNAVLTEWIQLRQGKLSLHIESFPIQQVFDIVKKGRMGFHMKGIDLRVEDTKAVVKADRVLTLFMVNTLADNARKFTDKGGKVTISSIEEPDYVEISVADTGCGLTEEQQQHIFDHKPIHDQKDSASHGFGLMNCNGIINKYKKISQIFSVCEMGVESEKDKGSRFFFRLPKGISRVLLAFVLATASLLTAQARPTRASDKATALAKKDYNTLAGIYADSAYFSNINGSYSKTLAYADTCRYYLNLHYLQLRPKGKELMKRLGSLSIVPAEIKWYHDSLPMNYGIILDIRNESAVAALALHEWEVYKYNNSVYTHLFKERYADNSLGEYCRMMMKSETNKNVAVALLVLFLLSIFPVYYVMYYRHRLSYQFCLERVKQINTILLSDVSEENKLREVEKGVSDRFPERLLAIVNQIKEALIASVEENQKSQSDIEMLEDEVRCVEYENERLHISNSILDNCLSTLKHETMYYPSRIRQLVDEPDGQLEAIDELAIYYKELYQILSQQAMSQVESVKLVSRPVDITTLVSPSKLTTTFESPLISGDPVFLSYLFDILYLINNNQPLTVTAEEHQPGYLTLHVIMSTLTLSDDVCRDLFQPSADRLMFFICRQIARDNGESTNKRGCGISANAIPNGVRIDVVLAKAN
- a CDS encoding DUF5932 domain-containing protein, which translates into the protein MENFRVIIVEDVPLELKGTEGIFRNEIPEAEIIGTAESEVAYWKLIKQNLPDLVLLDLGLGGSTTVGVEICRQTKQTYPHVKVLIFTGEILNEKLWVDVLDAGADGICLKSGELLTRGDVASVMSGKRMVFNQPILEKIVGRFKMSVSSQLMHQEAMVSYEIDEYDERFLRHLALGYTKEQITNLRGMPFGVKSLEKRQNELVQKLFPDGNNGMSVNATRLVVRALELRIIDIDNLHADEE
- a CDS encoding ABC transporter permease encodes the protein MRNKLGYIVLVLLIAQLALILLSWLLTAAFPELPMRSMLSSEGIRWFFGSFVSNQLSPLLIYFIMAVMAAGACVRSRLYTALRAMLSNMRSGLTNSTNNRYKFHYRETVGLRIALVEFIVYVVVMILLTAVPHAILLSVTGQLFPSSFSSSFIPSLSLIIIIMSLTYGVASGTIDSVAKMHKILVGGLEVGSKFIPTYVIGIQLYMSVIYVFIL
- a CDS encoding TOTE conflict system archaeo-eukaryotic primase domain-containing protein — translated: MDDLLTRYNKLLRQYEVLHKENEVLRSLLKIHGVEYETRMKEDMNKPIYSLVSVPTITLSIDERIRLFQSLFKGREDVFARRWFSKTTGKSGYQPVCINEWKQGICDKKKYRCVICPNRNFAPLTTQDMYRHLEGKDEYCCDVVGLYAIMQDNNCAFLCADFDDKNCKYGYKEDVLAYVGVCREWLIPYAIERSRSGNGAHVWIFFEAPLPASKARRLGNTILTEAMTRNGQMSFNSYDRFFPNQDYLPEGGFGNLVALPLQGQARRKQNSVFVDNDFLVYKDQWAFLYNLKKIQESTIDQLLRLHYQEELGKLSMSSESKPWVTPLPQNITQEDFHAKVEIIKADKLYIPLKAVSAKVLNHLKRIAAFKNPEFYSKQALRLSTYAIPRIISCFDITNEYLAMPRGCEDATRSFLNDNAVTYTITDKTNHGNKISVSFQGEEREEQLEAINALLPYTNGILHATTAFGKTVTAAAIIARKKVNTLILVHSNALLKQWHDRLTEFLNIDYPKHEEKNKRGRRKVFSPIGCFDSSGNTLHGIIDIALIQSCLDEDGVKPFVQDYGMVIVDECHHVSSITFEQVLMSIKAHTIYGLTATPIRKDGHQPIIFMQCGPIRFSTDVKSQIAKQSFDRFLIPRFTSYNFILEDRLSIATLYKYLSEDEIRNNLIVEDICKAVNTGRTPIILTNRTAHVSVLAEKLNATIKNVISLTGAGTTREKREAMQRLQNIPDSEQLVIVATGKYVGEGFDYPRLDTLFLALPISWKGLLTQYAGRLHREYEGKKDVRIYDYIDIHEPICDSMYRKRLKGYAAIGYKTINTAQPTLFDNINDIPSSVPENQIFNGSTFYRPYTSDLIKAKRSIVISSPKLYRTEQNPLVTLLKELAHQGIEILITTVAENEQTAFIQSKGLSVKVKPKLSLYTTIIDKEVVWYGSINTLGYASKDDNMIKVTDIHLANELIEMILKHS
- a CDS encoding DUF4372 domain-containing protein; this translates as MNKSTHFIGQSLYVQLLNYSNRDKILSLSQALGGEHYIKKFDAWHHLVVMLYAVMMCLDSLREIKDLSLC